A section of the Thermotoga caldifontis AZM44c09 genome encodes:
- a CDS encoding radical SAM protein codes for MRLSEAELKERIEKLYRILQNCNLCPRSCGVNRSVSKNGACKTNARPLVSSFGPHFGEESFLVGLGGSGTIFFTNCNLNCVFCQNWEISQMGVGEEIDVEDLSKIMLRLQRMGCHNINLVSPTHQVPMIVEALSKAWKEGLKIPIVYNCGGYESVETLRLLDGIVDIYMPDFKYGDDEKAFKYSRVSNYTSVARSALEEMYRQVGPLRIENGIAVRGVFVRHLVMPNDVSSSERVLELIASVSTDIPVNIMAQYYPAYRAREYPELGRRIAREELVKVVNKARSLGLKIVS; via the coding sequence ATGAGGTTGAGTGAAGCCGAACTGAAGGAGAGGATAGAAAAACTTTACAGGATTCTGCAGAACTGCAACCTTTGTCCGAGAAGCTGTGGTGTGAACAGGTCCGTTTCGAAGAACGGTGCCTGTAAGACGAACGCCAGGCCTCTCGTTTCGAGTTTCGGACCGCACTTCGGTGAGGAAAGCTTTCTTGTGGGGCTTGGCGGGTCTGGAACGATATTCTTCACCAACTGCAACCTCAACTGCGTCTTCTGTCAGAACTGGGAGATAAGCCAGATGGGTGTGGGGGAAGAAATAGACGTTGAAGATCTCTCAAAGATCATGCTCAGGCTCCAGAGGATGGGCTGTCACAACATCAATTTGGTGAGCCCGACGCACCAGGTTCCCATGATCGTCGAAGCTTTGTCTAAAGCCTGGAAAGAGGGCTTGAAGATTCCCATCGTGTACAACTGTGGTGGCTATGAGTCCGTCGAGACACTGAGACTTCTCGACGGCATCGTGGACATATACATGCCCGATTTCAAGTACGGAGACGACGAGAAAGCATTCAAATATTCGCGAGTGTCGAATTACACCAGCGTCGCCAGAAGCGCGCTCGAAGAAATGTACAGGCAGGTTGGACCGCTCAGGATAGAAAACGGAATAGCCGTTCGCGGCGTCTTCGTGAGACATTTAGTCATGCCGAACGATGTATCTTCAAGCGAAAGGGTGCTCGAACTGATCGCATCCGTCTCCACAGACATTCCCGTGAACATCATGGCGCAGTACTACCCCGCCTACAGGGCACGGGAATATCCCGAGCTGGGCAGGCGCATCGCTCGTGAAGAGCTCGTGAAAGTGGTCAACAAAGCCAGATCTCTCGGGCTGAAAATCGTCAGCTGA
- a CDS encoding alpha/beta hydrolase: MNVSFEYRKKPIEFTLGYIFKAKKFRAALLKFHTLYERPVKGTEIVETFLFEPKENVLGNLFVLHGLGSTNVPFLLWMATHLANAGVRVLMPILPGNFTRVAHGSTSGKDFFDTNVERAVRFWEQSVVDVLSVVDWMKQEGLWLAKTHLFGFCLGGMVAVLLNAVSDDFERTILMTVGGEMATLLWYSPTLAFFRRNEKLLREAPYGVGQKESFLKMFDEDIRKLSQFETVEQMQRSDIHPYLKLDPLAYAKFVKRDRIIFVEALFDRALPKRSRKLLWEALGRPKRYIIPSGHVTWLPFEYAVCRFVLRSMGVRELRKQLELLRRVELEEKK, from the coding sequence TTGAACGTATCCTTTGAATATCGAAAGAAGCCCATAGAGTTCACGCTGGGCTACATATTCAAAGCGAAAAAGTTCAGAGCGGCCCTGCTGAAATTCCACACGCTGTACGAAAGGCCTGTGAAGGGTACGGAGATCGTTGAAACTTTCCTGTTTGAACCGAAGGAGAACGTGCTGGGAAATCTCTTCGTCCTGCACGGCCTCGGTTCGACGAACGTGCCGTTCTTGCTCTGGATGGCGACTCACCTTGCCAACGCGGGCGTTCGCGTGCTGATGCCCATACTGCCGGGCAACTTCACGCGCGTTGCGCACGGTTCTACCAGTGGAAAAGATTTCTTCGATACGAACGTTGAGCGCGCCGTAAGGTTCTGGGAACAATCCGTCGTCGACGTGCTGAGCGTCGTAGACTGGATGAAGCAAGAAGGTCTCTGGCTTGCAAAAACTCACCTGTTCGGCTTCTGCCTTGGGGGCATGGTCGCGGTGTTGCTCAACGCGGTGAGCGACGATTTCGAAAGAACGATCCTGATGACCGTGGGCGGTGAGATGGCCACGTTGCTGTGGTACTCTCCTACGCTGGCCTTCTTCAGAAGGAACGAAAAGCTCCTCAGGGAAGCTCCGTACGGTGTTGGGCAGAAGGAGAGCTTTTTGAAGATGTTCGACGAAGATATCAGGAAACTATCGCAGTTCGAAACCGTGGAGCAGATGCAACGTTCGGACATTCATCCCTACTTGAAGCTCGATCCGCTCGCCTACGCCAAATTCGTGAAGAGAGACAGGATAATCTTCGTCGAGGCGCTCTTCGATAGGGCCTTGCCCAAGAGGAGCAGAAAGCTCCTGTGGGAAGCGCTCGGAAGACCAAAACGTTACATCATACCGTCTGGCCACGTCACGTGGCTACCTTTCGAGTACGCCGTGTGCAGGTTCGTCCTCAGGAGTATGGGCGTCAGAGAACTTCGAAAACAGCTCGAGCTGCTCAGGAGGGTAGAACTCGAAGAGAAGAAATGA
- a CDS encoding alpha/beta hydrolase family protein: MKGKEKLLNRVKILLKLALLLISASLSFMLFLIVVALFNLPYIRRAVFGKLPFEIEKKPWSRVKTFQYMKNLWIDVFYPRTEPRGIVLFAHGGGWISGYRRQPNNLSWYRFLVSKGFIVATIDYSRGYRAKIDQLIEELSRAIVFLDENRSKLNLADLPISLMGLSAGGHLALLTAARMYRSVKNVVAYYAPCDLKDILESSSLFARIALIATLKRFPLISSDVLQKYSPINVVHELMPPVLLVHGKKDSVVPYQSSVKMYRKLKRLGCRVVLLTHHKADHGFEFVLRDDETRRILEKTVEFLSEGGQVERIL; the protein is encoded by the coding sequence ATCGTCGTCGCGCTGTTCAACCTTCCGTACATTCGCCGGGCGGTGTTTGGAAAGTTGCCGTTCGAAATCGAGAAGAAACCCTGGTCACGGGTGAAAACCTTCCAGTACATGAAGAACCTCTGGATCGATGTGTTCTATCCCCGCACCGAACCGAGAGGGATCGTTCTCTTCGCCCACGGTGGTGGCTGGATAAGTGGCTATAGAAGACAACCCAACAACCTTTCTTGGTACAGGTTCCTCGTTTCGAAGGGATTCATCGTCGCGACGATCGACTATTCTCGCGGGTACAGAGCCAAGATAGACCAGCTGATCGAGGAACTGAGTCGAGCGATCGTTTTTCTCGACGAAAACAGATCGAAGCTAAACCTTGCCGACCTACCCATTTCGCTCATGGGACTGTCTGCCGGGGGACATCTGGCACTGCTCACCGCGGCGAGGATGTACAGGTCTGTCAAAAATGTGGTTGCTTACTACGCTCCGTGCGATCTGAAAGACATCCTCGAATCGTCCTCGCTGTTCGCCAGGATCGCGCTGATCGCCACGCTGAAAAGATTTCCCCTCATATCGAGTGACGTGCTTCAAAAATATTCTCCCATCAACGTTGTACACGAACTCATGCCACCGGTCCTGCTGGTCCACGGTAAGAAGGATTCCGTCGTTCCGTACCAGTCGTCAGTCAAAATGTACAGGAAGCTCAAACGGCTCGGTTGTCGTGTTGTTTTGTTGACGCACCACAAAGCCGACCACGGTTTTGAATTCGTCCTGAGAGACGACGAAACCAGACGAATTCTGGAGAAAACGGTAGAATTTCTCTCAGAAGGTGGTCAGGTTGAACGTATCCTTTGA